From a region of the Gammaproteobacteria bacterium genome:
- the rlmH gene encoding 23S rRNA (pseudouridine(1915)-N(3))-methyltransferase RlmH, translating to MRFYLIAVRKRLPAWVDAGFHEYAKRLPAECRLELIAIPPARRRKSSVMARLLQEEAKRILAAIPTGAKVVALAETGEQWSCRELADHMHAWMRASPDVALLVGGADGLDGALTESADYTWSLSRLTLPHALVSIIVVEQLYRAWTMLIKHPYHRA from the coding sequence ATGCGGTTCTACCTGATCGCGGTGCGTAAGCGCTTGCCAGCCTGGGTCGATGCTGGATTCCACGAATATGCTAAGCGCTTACCCGCCGAGTGTCGGCTGGAGTTAATTGCGATCCCGCCTGCGAGACGTCGCAAGTCTTCGGTTATGGCGCGTCTTCTCCAGGAAGAAGCGAAACGGATCCTCGCTGCAATACCCACCGGGGCGAAGGTCGTTGCGCTTGCTGAGACCGGTGAGCAATGGAGCTGTCGTGAACTTGCTGATCATATGCATGCATGGATGCGAGCGTCGCCCGATGTAGCGTTGCTTGTGGGTGGAGCGGATGGGCTCGATGGGGCCCTGACAGAGTCGGCTGACTATACCTGGTCGCTATCTCGCCTGACCCTCCCGCATGCCCTGGTGAGCATTATTGTCGTGGAGCAGCTCTATCGCGCCTGGACCATGCTGATTAAACACCCCTACCATCGGGCTTAA